The Ascaphus truei isolate aAscTru1 unplaced genomic scaffold, aAscTru1.hap1 HAP1_SCAFFOLD_889, whole genome shotgun sequence genome contains a region encoding:
- the PERCC1 gene encoding protein PERCC1 produces MAAGAIQNLSEFKLPPPFQFPILHSPLHPDMDCQESSEEDEELEEEEIDEMEEVMPTALKSRNRTHNHHQFHDENSTEITLQLLKFSELISSDIQRYFGCKTKEEDPDSCNIYEDYFTPGMSGQETYYTDLVRIAQSRDYDYDNSYNPLTPPVELDQNILRSVCSKDGPNKLGPLTELFDFGLRKYVRQRMATGKDIRLQRLDKKYAHIVPMHRRKLPLSFWKEPSPALSYIINTNAPDFSDLLANWTSDTNHELQSESRDLISEFSR; encoded by the coding sequence ATGGCGGCTGGTGCGATACAAAACCTTTCAGAATTCAAACTACCACCTCCTTTCCAGTTCCCTATCTTACATTCACCTCTGCACCCTGATATGGACTGCCAGGAATCTTCAGAGGAAGATGAAGAACTGGAGGAAGAGGAAATAGATGAGATGGAAGAGGTGATGCCAACAGCTCTCAAGTCAAGAAATAGGACACATAACCATCACCAATTTCATGATGAAAACAGTACTGAAATAACCTTGCAGCTTTTGAAATTTTCTGAGCTCATCAGCTCTGACATCCAAAGATATTTTGGCTGCAAAACTAAAGAAGAAGATCCAGACTCCTGCAACATCTATGAAGACTATTTTACACCTGGAATGTCTGGACAGGAGACGTATTACACAGATCTTGTGAGGATTGCACAAAGCAGAGACTATGATTATGACAATTCATATAATCCTCTCACACCCCCAGTAGAACTGGACCAAAATATATTAAGATCTGTCTGCAGCAAAGATGGCCCTAACAAACTGGGACCATTGACTGAGTTGTTTGATTTTGGCCTTCGCAAGTACGTCAGGCAAAGGATGGCTACTGGCAAAGATATTAGGCTACAAAGGTTAGATAAGAAATATGCTCATATTGTACCCATGCACAGACGGAAATTGCCCTTGTCATTTTGGAAGGAGCCTTCCCCTGCCTTGTCATACATTATAAATACCAATGCACCTGATTTCAGTGACCTGCTGGCAAACTGGACCTCTGACACAAACCATGAATTACAGTCTGAAAGCAGGGACCTTATCAGTGAATTCAGCAGATAG